In Vidua chalybeata isolate OUT-0048 chromosome 5, bVidCha1 merged haplotype, whole genome shotgun sequence, one genomic interval encodes:
- the INTS13 gene encoding integrator complex subunit 13 isoform X2 produces the protein MKIFSESHKTVFVVDHCPYMAESCRQHVEFDMLVKNRTQGIIPLAPISKSLWTCSVESSMEYCRIMYDIFPFKKLVNFIVSDSGAHVLNSWTQEDQNLQELMAALAAVGPPNPRADPECCSILHGLVAAVEALCKITEYQHEARTTLMENAERVGNRGRIICITNAKSDSHVRMLEDCVQETIHEHNKLAANSDHLMQIQKCELVLIHTYPVGEDSLVSDRPKKELSPVLTSEVHSVRAGRHLATKLNLLVQQHFDLASTTITNIPMKEEQHANTSANYDVELLHHKEAHVDFLKSGDNHVGGNSREGTFKETVTLKWCTPRTNSVELHYCTGAYRISPVDVNSRPSSCLTNFLLNEPRYKIDGSLEIPLERAKDQLEKHTRYWPMIISQTTIFNMQAVVPLASVIVKETMTDEDVLNCQKTIYNLVDMERKNDPLPISTVGTRGKGPKRDEQYRIMWNELETLVRAHINNSDKHQRVLECLMACRSKPPEEEERKKRGRKREDKEDKSEKLGKDYESDKPWQESERLKGLLDREKEELAEAEVIKDSPDSPEPPNKKPLITMDEIPTVEKAKGPMSLLSLWSNRINTANSRKHQEFIGRLNSVNNKAELYQHLKEENGMETTENGKTGRQ, from the exons atgaaaatattttctgagtcTCACAAAACTGTTTTCGTTGTGGATCACTGCCCCTACATGGCAGAATCATGCAGGCAGCACGTGGAATTTGATATGTTAGTGAAGAACCGCACCCAGGGCATCATTCCGCTGGCACCCATCTCCAAGTCCCTGTGGACCTGCTCAGTGGAGTCATCCATGGAGTACTGTAGAATAATGTATgatattttccctttcaagAAACTG GTGAATTTCATTGTGAGTGATTCTGGGGCTCATGTGTTGAATTCTTGGACTCAAGAAGATCAGAACTTGCAGGAG CTGATGGCAGCGCTGGCGGCTGTGGGGCCGCCGAACCCGCGGGCAGACCCCGAGTGCTGCAGCATACTGCATGGGCTGGTGGCCGCTGTCGAGGCGCTCTGCAAGATCACCGAATACCAGCACGAGGCCCGCACCACACTCATGGAGAACGCCGAGCGCGTGGGCAATAGGGGCAGGATCATCTGCATCACCAACGCCAAGAG TGACAGCCATGTTCGGATGCTGGAGGATTGTGTTCAGGAGACCATTCATGAGCACAACAAGCTTGCAGCTAACTCTGACCA tctaATGCAGATTCAGAAATGTGAACTGGTGTTAATCCACACGTACCCAGTTGGTGAAGACAGCCTTGTTTCAGATCGTCCTAAAAAAGAG CTCTCCCCTGTTCTAACCAGTGAAGTGCACAGTGTCCGTGCAGGGAGGCACCTGGCTACAAAACTGAATCTTTTAGTACAGCAACACTTTGATCTGGCTTCTACCACAATAACTAACATCCCTATGAAG GAAGAACAACATGCTAACACATCAGCCAACTATGATGTGGAGCTGCTTCATCACAAAGAGGCACATGTGGATTTTTTAAAGAGTG GTGATAACCACGTGGGTGGCAATAGCAGGGAAGGCACATTTAAAGAAACTGTGACATTGAAATGGTGCACTCCTCGAACCAACAGTGTGG aactgcaCTATTGCACCGGAGCATACAGAATTTCACCAGTAGATGTAAATAGCAGACCTTCTTCATGCCTTACAAACTTTCTTCTTAATG AGCCCAGATATAAGATCGATGGAAGTCTTGAAATTCCATTGGAACGTGCAAAAGATCAGTTAGAGAAACATACTCGTTACTGGCCTATGATTATTTCTCAGACCACCATCTTCAACATGCAAGCT GTAGTGCCATTAGCCAGTGTGATTGTAAAGGAAACAATGACTGATGAGGATGTACTGAATTGTCAAAAAACAATATACAATTTGGTAGACATGGAGAGAAAGAATGATCCACTGCCAATTTCAACAGTTGGTACTAGAGGAAAGGGGCCAAAAAG GGATGAGCAATACCGCATTATGTGGAACGAGCTGGAGACCCTGGTCCGAGCACACATAAACAACTCTGACAAACACCAGCGAGTCCTCGAGTGTCTCATGGCATGCAGGAGCAAAcctccagaggaggaggagcgcAAGAAACGAGgcagaaagagagaagacaAAGAGGACAAGTCAGAGAAGTTGGGCAAAGACTATGAATCAGATAAGCCATGGCAGGAATCAGAGAG GTTAAAAGGTCTTTTGGATCGGGAGAAAGAAGAACTGGCAGAAGCTGAAGTTATCAAAGACTCCCCTGATTCTCCTGAGCCCCCCAACAAAAAGCCTCTCATTACAATGGACGAAATACCCACAGTTGAAAAGGCAAAAG GGCCAATGTCCTTGCTGTCTTTATGGAGCAACAGAATTAATACTGCCAACTCTAGGAAACATCAGGAATTTATTGGTCGGTTGAACTCTGTCAACAACAAAGCTGAGCTGTATCAAcatctgaaagaagaaaatgg AatggaaacaacagaaaatggaaaaacaggCCGGCAGTGA
- the INTS13 gene encoding integrator complex subunit 13 isoform X1, with the protein MKIFSESHKTVFVVDHCPYMAESCRQHVEFDMLVKNRTQGIIPLAPISKSLWTCSVESSMEYCRIMYDIFPFKKLVNFIVSDSGAHVLNSWTQEDQNLQELMAALAAVGPPNPRADPECCSILHGLVAAVEALCKITEYQHEARTTLMENAERVGNRGRIICITNAKSDSHVRMLEDCVQETIHEHNKLAANSDHLMQIQKCELVLIHTYPVGEDSLVSDRPKKELSPVLTSEVHSVRAGRHLATKLNLLVQQHFDLASTTITNIPMKEEQHANTSANYDVELLHHKEAHVDFLKSGDNHVGGNSREGTFKETVTLKWCTPRTNSVELHYCTGAYRISPVDVNSRPSSCLTNFLLNGRSVLLEQPRKSGSKVISHMLSSHGGEIFLHVLSSSRSILEDPPSISEGCGGRVTDYRITDFGEFMRENRLTPFLEPRYKIDGSLEIPLERAKDQLEKHTRYWPMIISQTTIFNMQAVVPLASVIVKETMTDEDVLNCQKTIYNLVDMERKNDPLPISTVGTRGKGPKRDEQYRIMWNELETLVRAHINNSDKHQRVLECLMACRSKPPEEEERKKRGRKREDKEDKSEKLGKDYESDKPWQESERLKGLLDREKEELAEAEVIKDSPDSPEPPNKKPLITMDEIPTVEKAKGPMSLLSLWSNRINTANSRKHQEFIGRLNSVNNKAELYQHLKEENGMETTENGKTGRQ; encoded by the exons atgaaaatattttctgagtcTCACAAAACTGTTTTCGTTGTGGATCACTGCCCCTACATGGCAGAATCATGCAGGCAGCACGTGGAATTTGATATGTTAGTGAAGAACCGCACCCAGGGCATCATTCCGCTGGCACCCATCTCCAAGTCCCTGTGGACCTGCTCAGTGGAGTCATCCATGGAGTACTGTAGAATAATGTATgatattttccctttcaagAAACTG GTGAATTTCATTGTGAGTGATTCTGGGGCTCATGTGTTGAATTCTTGGACTCAAGAAGATCAGAACTTGCAGGAG CTGATGGCAGCGCTGGCGGCTGTGGGGCCGCCGAACCCGCGGGCAGACCCCGAGTGCTGCAGCATACTGCATGGGCTGGTGGCCGCTGTCGAGGCGCTCTGCAAGATCACCGAATACCAGCACGAGGCCCGCACCACACTCATGGAGAACGCCGAGCGCGTGGGCAATAGGGGCAGGATCATCTGCATCACCAACGCCAAGAG TGACAGCCATGTTCGGATGCTGGAGGATTGTGTTCAGGAGACCATTCATGAGCACAACAAGCTTGCAGCTAACTCTGACCA tctaATGCAGATTCAGAAATGTGAACTGGTGTTAATCCACACGTACCCAGTTGGTGAAGACAGCCTTGTTTCAGATCGTCCTAAAAAAGAG CTCTCCCCTGTTCTAACCAGTGAAGTGCACAGTGTCCGTGCAGGGAGGCACCTGGCTACAAAACTGAATCTTTTAGTACAGCAACACTTTGATCTGGCTTCTACCACAATAACTAACATCCCTATGAAG GAAGAACAACATGCTAACACATCAGCCAACTATGATGTGGAGCTGCTTCATCACAAAGAGGCACATGTGGATTTTTTAAAGAGTG GTGATAACCACGTGGGTGGCAATAGCAGGGAAGGCACATTTAAAGAAACTGTGACATTGAAATGGTGCACTCCTCGAACCAACAGTGTGG aactgcaCTATTGCACCGGAGCATACAGAATTTCACCAGTAGATGTAAATAGCAGACCTTCTTCATGCCTTACAAACTTTCTTCTTAATG GTCGCTCAGTGTTGTTGGAACAGCCACGCAAGTCTGGCTCAAAAGTCATCAGCCACATGCTCAGCAGCCATGGGGGAGAGATTTTCTTGCACGTGTTGAGCAGCTCCCGCTCAATTCTGGAAGATCCCCCCTCAATTAGCGAAGGCTGCGGTGGGAGGGTCACTGACTACAGGATCACA GATTTTGGTGAATTTATGAGGGAAAACCGATTAACTCCTTTTCTAGAGCCCAGATATAAGATCGATGGAAGTCTTGAAATTCCATTGGAACGTGCAAAAGATCAGTTAGAGAAACATACTCGTTACTGGCCTATGATTATTTCTCAGACCACCATCTTCAACATGCAAGCT GTAGTGCCATTAGCCAGTGTGATTGTAAAGGAAACAATGACTGATGAGGATGTACTGAATTGTCAAAAAACAATATACAATTTGGTAGACATGGAGAGAAAGAATGATCCACTGCCAATTTCAACAGTTGGTACTAGAGGAAAGGGGCCAAAAAG GGATGAGCAATACCGCATTATGTGGAACGAGCTGGAGACCCTGGTCCGAGCACACATAAACAACTCTGACAAACACCAGCGAGTCCTCGAGTGTCTCATGGCATGCAGGAGCAAAcctccagaggaggaggagcgcAAGAAACGAGgcagaaagagagaagacaAAGAGGACAAGTCAGAGAAGTTGGGCAAAGACTATGAATCAGATAAGCCATGGCAGGAATCAGAGAG GTTAAAAGGTCTTTTGGATCGGGAGAAAGAAGAACTGGCAGAAGCTGAAGTTATCAAAGACTCCCCTGATTCTCCTGAGCCCCCCAACAAAAAGCCTCTCATTACAATGGACGAAATACCCACAGTTGAAAAGGCAAAAG GGCCAATGTCCTTGCTGTCTTTATGGAGCAACAGAATTAATACTGCCAACTCTAGGAAACATCAGGAATTTATTGGTCGGTTGAACTCTGTCAACAACAAAGCTGAGCTGTATCAAcatctgaaagaagaaaatgg AatggaaacaacagaaaatggaaaaacaggCCGGCAGTGA